A single window of Zea mays cultivar B73 chromosome 10, Zm-B73-REFERENCE-NAM-5.0, whole genome shotgun sequence DNA harbors:
- the LOC103642624 gene encoding uncharacterized protein, which produces MEVLEIDWGAIQIDDRWEEGEQQTASESVLYDRLGLLAEDERETTERQDAFTSRSFGVRGSDEIDDETVALPCNDCIPQERVFVCNRSNPIMKIGSLYKDMKEFRLAMRQYAISNEFELGIESSSPFRYRAYCKGGDCPWRINARLQNAGSPTVVVTVIVDQHTCTSSPHRRRPLGVSSPSTEPPSEEEHYRRIELDGKWRRRGKG; this is translated from the exons ATGGAG GTATTAGAAATTGATTGGGGGGCAATACAGATTGATGAtagatgggaagaaggagaacaaCAGACTGCCTCAGAGTCAGTGCTTTATGATCGGTTAGGATTGCTAGCAGAAGATGAACGTGAAACTACTGAAAGGCAAGATGCTTTTACTAGTAGATCGTTTGGTGTCCGCGGAAGCGATGAAATTGATGATGAAACTGTTGCTTTGCCCTGCAATGATTGCATACCACAAGAAAGGGTATTTGTTTGCAACAGATCAAATCCAATAATGAAGATTGGTAGTTTGTACAAGGATATGAAAGAATTCAGGCTGGCTATGAGGCAGTATGCGATCAGTAATGAGTTCGAGTTAGGAATTGAGTCAAGCTCACCTTTCAGATATAGAGCTTATTGCAAAGGAGGTGATTGTCCATGGAGAATCAATGCAAGGCTACAGAATGCCGGGTCTCCCACAGTAGTG GTTACAGTAATCGTGGATCAGCACACATGCACTTCAAGTCCACATCGACGTCGACCACTAGGCGTTTCTTCCCCCTCGACGGAGCCGCCATCGGAGGAAGAGCACTATCGGAGGATCGAGCTCGACGGGAAGTGGCGGCGCCGTGGAAAGGGATGA
- the LOC103641397 gene encoding zinc finger MYM-type protein 1-like, with product MVIDGDGVAFASGGACGWRRRTVWRGRARARGWRGAYGQRRAQDGGKRDRERAGGCGAGWRGEQWAAARASVDGGSGACGRARATAAARGGGGEKAATREDLTKACAEEVTTVIMDEIRGRKFSVLIDESRDISIKEQMAMILRFVNDEGKVVERFLGLQHVQSCTSIALKEALVGMLSSHNLSISMLRGQGYDGASNMRGEFNGVQKMIRDENPYAFYVHCFAHQLQLVVVTISTSSADIADFFNYIPLIVNTVGASCMRKDALLAKHHDVLLEKIENGEIMTGRGLNQESSLARPGDTRWGSHLKTLLRILVMFEAIIDVLEIVKKDSIKPACNGGALGLIGKMESFDFVFILHLMIEILSMTDILSHALQRKDQDIVEAMHLITDVKESLQDMRENGWEPLLKKVKPFCERNEIEVPDMDKEINVRGTSRRRKQKVTNMHYYHVEIFLVAIDAILTELNHRFNEISSELLVCMAAFNPRNSFSNFDVDKLVRLAEIYAEDFDIGDLTILPNQLRQFVNRARRTPEFLGCTELGKIAEIMVKASMHTSYKLVYRLIELTLTLPVATASVERIFSAMAIIKTDLRSKMGDEWLNDLMICYNEKEIFKKIDNEKIKKRFQEMKKRRMLLPKKIVVASSDE from the exons ATGGTGATTGACGGAGATGGCGTGGCGTTCGCGAGCGGCGGCGCGTGTGGGTGGCGGCGGCGCACGGTgtggcggggcagggcgcgcgcgcgggggtgGCGGGGCGCGTACGGGCAGCGGCGCGCGCAGGATGGCGGGAAGCGGGACCGGGAGCGCGCGGGCGGGTGCGGCGCGGGGTGGCGCGGCGAGCAgtgggcggcggcgcgcgcgagcgtggaCGGCGGCAGCGGCGCATGTGGTCGCGCgcgggcgacggcggcggcgcgcggtggTGGCGGGGAGAAGGCGGCGACGCGCGAG GATCTTACAAAAGCTTGTGCAGAGGAAGTCACAACTGTCATTATGGATGAAATTCGAGGTAGAAAATTCTCAGTGCTTATAGATGAATCTCGAGAtatttcaataaaggagcaaatggCAATGATTCTAAG GTTTGTGAATGATGAAGGAAAAGTTGTGGAGAGATTTCTTGGACTTCAACATGTTCAGAGTTGTACATCTATTGCATTGAAAGAAGCTTTGGTCGGTATGCTTTCAAGTCACAATTTATCTATCTCTATGCTTCGTGGGCAAGGGTACGATGGTGCTTCTAATATGAGAGGCGAGTTTAATGGGGTGCAGAAAATGattcgtgatgaaaatccttatgCTTTCTATGTGCATTGTTTTGCCCATCAATTGCAACTAGTAGTTGTCACAATTTCGACTTCTAGTGCAGACATTGCAGATTTCTTTAACTATATTCCTTTAATAGTCAACACCGTGGGGGCATCTTGTATGAGAAAGGATGCCTTACTTGCAAAGCATCATGATGTGTTGCTAGAAAAGATTGAGAATGGTGAGATTATGACTGGAAGAGGTTTAAACCAAGAAAGTAGCCTAGCAAGGCCTGGAGATACTAGATGGGGTTCACATCTAAAAACTTTGCTTCGCATTTTGGTGATGTTTGAGGCAATCATAGATGTCCTTGAAATAGTGAAGAAAGATTCTATTAAACCAGCATGTAATGGTGGAGCTTTAGGTTTAATTGGAAAAATGGAAAGCTTTGATTTTGTGTTCATCCTGCATTTGATGATAGAAATATTGAGTATGACAGATATTTTGTCACATGCTTTGCAAAGGAAGGATCAAGATATAGTTGAAGCAATGCATTTGATCACGGATGTGAAAgagagcttgcaagatatgagaGAAAATGGATGGGAGCCATTACTAAAAAAAGTGAAACCATTCTGTGAGAGGAATGAGATTGAAGTGCCAGATATGGATAAAGAAATTAATGTTAGAGGGACATCTAGACGAAGAAAGCAAAAGGTAACAAACATGCATTACTATCATGTTGAGATTTTTCTTGTTGCCATTGATGCCATCTTGACTGAGTTGAATCATCGGTTCAATGAAATTAGTTCAGAGTTATTAGTATGTATGGCTGCTTTTAACCCAAGGAACTCATTCTCTAATTTTGATGTCGACAAACTTGTGAGGCTTGCTGAAATTTATGCTGAGGATTTTGATATTGGTGATCTTACTATTTTGCCAAATCAACTTAGACAGTTTGTCAACCGTGCTAGAAGAACTCCAGAATTTCTTGGATGCACTGAACTTGGAAAAATTGCTGAAATTATGGTCAAGGCTTCTATGCACACATCTTATAAATTGGTTTACCGTCTTATTGAGCTAACGTTGACACTACCAGTGGCAACGGCTTCAGTTGAGAGAATATTTTCAGCTATGGCCATTATAAAGACAGATTTGCGTAGTAAAATGGGTGATGAATGGCTCAATGACTTGATGATATGCTATAATGAGAAGGAGATATTTAAGAAGATTGATAACGAAAAGATTAAAAAGCGATTTCAAGAGATGAAAAAACGTCGTATGTTATTGCCCAAAAAAATAGTG GTTGCTTCTTCGGATGAATAA